From Jeotgalibaca dankookensis, one genomic window encodes:
- a CDS encoding amino acid ABC transporter ATP-binding protein has protein sequence MVKTKVKVSDLKKSFGTNEVLKEINVTVTEGEVVCIIGPSGSGKSTFLRCLNGLEEISGGKVEIDDFDITDSETDINKVRQDIGMVFQHFNLFPHLTVAENIVLAPVELKRMTKEEAHQKAVELLEVVGLSEKIDVYPNSLSGGQKQRVAIARALAMNPDIMLFDEPTSALDPEMVGEVLEVMKRLAKQGMTMIVVTHEMGFAREVGDRVIFMDGGYIVEEGTPEAIFQHAKQPRTQDFLNKVL, from the coding sequence ATGGTAAAAACAAAAGTAAAGGTTAGCGACCTCAAAAAAAGTTTTGGTACAAACGAAGTTTTAAAAGAAATCAATGTAACAGTAACAGAGGGTGAAGTTGTTTGTATTATCGGCCCTTCTGGCTCTGGAAAAAGTACCTTTCTACGCTGTCTAAACGGATTAGAAGAAATCAGTGGTGGAAAGGTAGAAATCGACGATTTCGACATCACAGATTCGGAAACAGACATCAATAAAGTTCGCCAAGATATTGGTATGGTTTTCCAACATTTTAACCTTTTTCCACATTTGACGGTGGCTGAAAATATTGTTTTGGCTCCGGTAGAATTAAAACGCATGACTAAAGAGGAAGCCCACCAAAAGGCTGTAGAATTACTGGAAGTCGTTGGGTTAAGTGAAAAAATAGATGTTTATCCTAATTCTTTATCAGGTGGACAAAAACAGCGGGTCGCTATTGCGCGTGCTCTAGCTATGAATCCAGATATTATGCTTTTCGATGAGCCTACTTCTGCTCTTGACCCTGAGATGGTTGGTGAAGTTTTAGAAGTTATGAAACGTCTAGCGAAACAAGGGATGACTATGATCGTAGTGACGCATGAAATGGGCTTTGCCCGTGAAGTTGGCGATCGGGTTATTTTTATGGATGGCGGCTATATTGTAGAAGAAGGTACGCCAGAAGCTAT